Proteins from a single region of Styela clava chromosome 1, kaStyClav1.hap1.2, whole genome shotgun sequence:
- the LOC120348678 gene encoding uncharacterized protein LOC120348678, protein MKQVKLYRPFYHGGVECISATKACSGSNADPTMYPMPRENLMYPEPVEANDEVGNGCECQTIWFLRQIHTIYEIEEMGKLFKANVTVKIPRKCECRRKKMQMGPNYGR, encoded by the exons ATGAAACAAGTCAAACTTTATAGACCATTTTACCACGGAGGTGTCGAATGCAT TTCTGCGACTAAAGCATGCTCAGGCAGCAATGCCGACCCAACGATGTATCCGATGCCTCGTGAAAATCTTATGTATCCGGAACCGGTTGAAGCCAATGATGAAGTGGGCAATGGGTGTGAATGTCAGACTATCTGGTTTCTTCGCCAGATTCACACAATTTATGAAATAGAAGAAATGGGGAAATTGTTTAAAGCAAATGTTACAGTGAAA attccAAGGAAATGTGAATGCAGAAGGAAGAAGATGCAGATGGGTCCTAATTATGGACGATAG